One window from the genome of Anolis sagrei isolate rAnoSag1 chromosome 4, rAnoSag1.mat, whole genome shotgun sequence encodes:
- the KLHL20 gene encoding kelch-like protein 20, with product MDGKPMRRCTNNRAGETGMDVTSRCTLGDPNKLPEGVPQPARMPYISDKHPRQTLEVINLLRKHRELCDVVLVVGAKKIYAHRVILSACSPYFRAMFTGELAESRQTEVVIRDIDERAMELLIDFAYTSQITVEEGNVQTLLPAACLLQLAEIQEACCEFLKRQLDPSNCLGIRAFADTHSCRELLRIADKFTQHNFQEVMESEEFMLLPANQLIDIISSDELNVRSEEQVFSAVMAWVKYSIQERRPQLPQVLQHVRLPLLSPKFLVGTVGSDPLIKSDEECRDLVDEAKNYLLLPQERPLMQGPRTRPRKPIRCGEVLFAVGGWCSGDAISSVERYDPQTNEWRMVASMSKRRCGVGVSVLDDLLYAVGGHDGSSYLNSVERYDPKTNQWSSDVAPTSTCRTSVGVAVLGGYLYAVGGQDGVSCLNIVERYDPKENKWTRVASMSTRRLGVAVAVLGGFLYAVGGSDGTSPLNTVERYNPQENRWHTIAPMGTRRKHLGCAVYQDMIYAVGGRDDTTELSSAERYNPRTNQWSPVVAMTSRRSGVGLAVVNGQLMAVGGFDGTTYLKTIEVFDPDANTWRLYGGMNYRRLGGGVGVIKMTHCESHIW from the exons ATGGACGGAAAGCCAATGCGCAG GTGTACCAATAATCGAGCAGGTGAAACCGGAATGGATGTAACAAGCCGTTGCACCCTTGGAGATCCCAACAAACTGCCTGAAGGAGTGCCGCAGCCTGCTCGCATGCCTTACATCTCAGACAAGCACCCTCGGCAAACATTGGAGGTCATCAACCTGTTGCGGAAGCACCGAGAGCTGTGTGATGTGGTGCTGGTTGTGGGGGCCAAGAAGATCTATGCCCACCGGGTGATCCTGTCAGCTTGCAGCCCCTACTTCCGCGCCATGTTCACAGGGGAGCTGGCAGAGAGTCGACAGACTGAAGTGGTGATAAGAGACATTGATGAAAGGGCCATGGAGTTGCTGATTGACTTTGCATACACCTCGCAAATCACAGTAGAAGAAGGCAATGTTCAGACTCTACTGCCAGCTGCCTGCCTCCTCCAACTAGCAGAAATCCAGGAAGCCTGTTGTGAATTTCTAAAACGGCAATTGGATCCTTCCAATTGCCTTGGCATTCGAGCATTTGCTGATACACACTCTTGTCGAGAACTTCTGAGAATTGCTGACAAGTTTACCCAACATAACTTCCAAGAG GTGATGGAGAGTGAGGAGTTTATGCTCCTTCCAGCCAACCAACTCATTGACATAATATCAAGTGATGAACTGAATGTCCGAAGTGAGGAGCAGGTGTTCAGTGCTGTGATGGCTTGGGTTAAATACAGCATTCAAGAGAGGAGACCTCAACTCCCCCAG GTATTACAACATGTCCGCTTGCCGCTGCTCAGTCCAAAGTTCCTGGTAGGCACAGTTGGTTCTGATCCACTAATTAAAAGTGATGAAGAATGTCG GGACCTAGTGGATGAAGCCAAAAATTATCTGCTATTGCCACAAGAACGACCATTGATGCAGGGACCACGAACTCGGCCACGCAAACCTATCCGCTGCGGAGAAGTACTCTTTGCAG TGGGTGGCTGGTGCAGTGGGGATGCCATTTCCAGTGTTGAACGCTATGACCCCCAAACGAACGAGTGGCGGATGGTGGCTTCCATGAGCAAAAGGCGGTGCGGTGTTGGAGTCAGTGTATTGGATGACCTTCTTTATGCTGTGGGAGGACATGATGGCTCTTCCTATCTTAACAGTGTAGAAAG ATATGACCCAAAGACCAACCAGTGGAGCAGTGATGTGGCACCTACCAGCACCTGCAGGACCAGTGTTGGAGTGGCAGTTCTTGGTGGTTACCTGTATGCAGTGGGTGGCCAAGATGGTGTCTCCTGTCTCAATATAGTTGAAAG GTATGACCCAAAAGAGAACAAATGGACTCGAGTGGCTTCCATGAGCACTAGGCGCCTTGGAGTGGCGGTTGCCGTGCTAGGAGGCTTCCTTTATGCTGTTGGAGGCTCTGATGGAACATCACCTCTGAATACAG TGGAGCGCTACAATCCTCAGGAGAATCGTTGGCATACAATTGCACCCATGGGCACCCGACGTAAGCATTTAGGTTGTGCAGTATATCAAGACATGATCTATGCAGTAGGAGGCAGGGATGATACTACAGAACTTAGCAGTGCCGAACGATACAACCCCAGAACCAACCAGTGGTCTCCTGTTGTAGCCATGACATCACGTCGTAGTGGG GTTGGCCTTGCAGTTGTGAATGGACAACTAATGGCTGTGGGAGGGTTTGATGGCACAACTTATTTGAAGACCATTGAAGTGTTTGATCCGGATGCCAATACATGGag ACTGTACGGAGGAATGAACTATCGTCGACTTGGAGGTGGCGTGGGAGTTATCAAAATGACACATTGTGAATCCCATATATGGTAA